Below is a window of Chryseobacterium arthrosphaerae DNA.
AAATCCGCTACCTGATAGGTATTGGTCCATTTGATGACATCTTTTTCAAAAAACTCTAATCTTTTCATATTGGGCAGCTCCTGACCGGAGTACAATAGCGGAACGCCATTCCACGTTGCAGAAAATACGGCCATAGGTTTAGTTATTACAGCATATTTCTCATATTCTGTTCCATTCCATGAGTTTTCATCATGATTGGTGGTAAACCAGGCTCTCATTGAACCGTCACCGATTTTGGAATACTGTACCAGCAGATCTTTCAATTCCTGAAGAGGTTCATTTTTCTTATAATAATCAGCAGATTTGTGCATCCATTTCCAGGAATAGCTGGCATCGAATACTTTTCCGTATTCAGGACTTTCCAATTCGTCGAATTCTCCCAGCCAGAAAAGTGGTTTTACTTTTTCCACTTCCGGGCGTGCCTGTTCCCAGAAATCCACTTCCACCCATGACGCAAGATCACATCTGAACCCGTCAATATTGGTTTCCTGCACCCAGAATTTCATGGCATCAATCATTGCCTGACGCATCTCCTGGTTTTTATAATCCAACTCAATGATATCATCCATTCCGGAAGCGATATGGAATTTACCGTCCGGATCTTTTAAATAAAATTCAGGATGTGTTTTCGTCCATACATGATCCCATCCGGTATGGTTGGCTACCCAGTCAATAATCACTTTGAATCCCAGTCTCTGTGCCTCATTCACCATATCTTTGAAATCCTGCAATGTTCCGAATTCCGGATTGACAGAGGTATAATCTGCTGCTGCGTAAGGGCTGCCGAGACTTCCCTTTTTGTTCTGCTGGGCAATAGGTGTGATGGGCATAAACCAAAGGGTTTTCACTCCCATAGCTTTCAGGCGGGGCATTTCTTTGGCAAATGCCTTAAAAGTCCCTTCCTGGGTATATTGTCTGATATTTACTTCATAGATATTGGTAGTATGTTTCCATTCTTTTGGCAGTTCTGTCATCTTCCTTGTATTTTTTTGAGTGGTACAGGAAACAATTCCCAGACCAATTACGGCTAATAAAATTAATTTCTTCATTAATCTATTTTTAACAAAAGTAAGGATTGTTTTTTTGGGCAGAAGGGTAAAAGGTACAAAAGTTGGGGGATAAAATTGGTTGTTATTGATGAAATTGAATTAACGCA
It encodes the following:
- a CDS encoding alpha-amylase family glycosyl hydrolase; the protein is MKKLILLAVIGLGIVSCTTQKNTRKMTELPKEWKHTTNIYEVNIRQYTQEGTFKAFAKEMPRLKAMGVKTLWFMPITPIAQQNKKGSLGSPYAAADYTSVNPEFGTLQDFKDMVNEAQRLGFKVIIDWVANHTGWDHVWTKTHPEFYLKDPDGKFHIASGMDDIIELDYKNQEMRQAMIDAMKFWVQETNIDGFRCDLASWVEVDFWEQARPEVEKVKPLFWLGEFDELESPEYGKVFDASYSWKWMHKSADYYKKNEPLQELKDLLVQYSKIGDGSMRAWFTTNHDENSWNGTEYEKYAVITKPMAVFSATWNGVPLLYSGQELPNMKRLEFFEKDVIKWTNTYQVADFYKILLDLKSSNPALRGGDPEVTTYLLNTTANDKILAYVRKNGKDEVLVVLNMSKEPVNFTIEDEHLSGTFRNVFDKTRRDFSQGKDFSFKVSDYAVFAK